In uncultured Methanobacterium sp., a genomic segment contains:
- a CDS encoding polysaccharide deacetylase family protein, with the protein MEKNQFIHLIWVKVVFGIMFIENLILYCDYIRLMLTKIFDIANSMKLFDIFANGSKSKVAILTYHRICNKNDDWSLNPLPVKSFKEHLKFLTDSYNIISLDDLVDLVEKKEPIYEKTAVLTFDDGYKDNYTNAYPLLEKYDIPATIYLTSKLIGTDELVWADKVGYIIYHSLVDHIKIDELSEYNLGSKFDKYQTFSLIKRKLGDLSELEKSSFIDKLANLCEVEIPADAGCELMLSWEEVKEMDENNIVFGAHTINHPVLPELTPKEAKWEILESKRVLEKNLQKKVNHFSYPYGTFNQGVVNIVKDLKFKSAVTLDQNLINTRKDDLYTLSRMDGFADLNFLKLFLSGYGDYFYYFVKLKSKIIANNPRLNKMIMGSG; encoded by the coding sequence ATGGAAAAAAACCAATTTATCCATTTAATTTGGGTTAAAGTAGTATTTGGAATTATGTTTATAGAAAATTTAATATTATATTGTGATTACATAAGATTGATGTTAACAAAGATTTTTGATATTGCAAACTCTATGAAACTTTTTGATATATTTGCAAATGGCTCTAAATCTAAAGTTGCTATTTTGACTTACCATAGAATTTGTAACAAAAATGATGACTGGTCTTTAAACCCGTTACCAGTTAAATCATTTAAGGAACACTTAAAATTCCTAACTGATTCATATAATATCATTTCATTGGATGATTTAGTAGATTTAGTGGAAAAAAAGGAACCAATATATGAGAAAACTGCTGTTTTAACATTTGATGATGGTTACAAAGATAATTATACCAATGCGTATCCATTACTTGAAAAATATGATATTCCTGCCACTATTTATTTGACATCCAAACTGATAGGAACTGATGAATTAGTATGGGCGGATAAAGTAGGTTACATAATTTACCATTCTCTAGTAGATCATATTAAAATAGATGAACTCAGTGAATACAATTTAGGTTCGAAATTTGACAAATATCAAACATTCTCTCTCATCAAAAGAAAATTAGGAGATCTTTCAGAACTTGAAAAATCCTCTTTTATTGATAAATTAGCCAATCTCTGCGAGGTGGAAATTCCTGCAGATGCAGGTTGTGAACTGATGTTATCATGGGAGGAAGTTAAGGAAATGGATGAAAACAACATAGTTTTCGGTGCACATACAATTAACCATCCAGTGTTACCAGAGTTAACTCCTAAAGAAGCAAAATGGGAAATTTTGGAATCAAAAAGAGTGCTGGAAAAAAATTTACAAAAGAAGGTGAACCATTTTTCCTATCCTTATGGAACCTTTAACCAAGGTGTGGTTAATATAGTAAAAGATTTGAAGTTTAAAAGTGCGGTAACATTAGATCAAAATTTAATTAACACCCGTAAGGATGATCTATACACTCTAAGCAGGATGGATGGTTTTGCAGATTTGAACTTCCTAAAACTGTTTTTATCCGGTTATGGTGACTATTTCTACTATTTTGTTAAATTAAAAAGCAAAATAATAGCAAATAACCCCCGCTTGAATAAAATGATTATGGGATCCGGTTAA
- a CDS encoding flavodoxin, with translation MKTMILFYSRTRKTALVAKTLAQEVNADYLEVTDLNNRAGAMNYIKASVDAFRENKTLIKPESVDLTDYDLIYMGSPTWAGKPAPAIVTLIDQCNFQGKDVILFATMGNSGGRKVIERMQEKIEPRGGRMIKSFQIKTGNKKTEELTETVKEIVKDEDLPIYGI, from the coding sequence ATGAAAACCATGATCCTGTTTTACTCACGAACCAGGAAAACTGCCCTGGTAGCCAAAACACTGGCCCAGGAAGTTAATGCAGATTATTTAGAAGTAACCGACCTGAATAATAGAGCAGGGGCCATGAATTATATTAAAGCTTCGGTGGATGCATTCCGTGAGAATAAAACTTTAATAAAACCCGAATCAGTGGATCTAACTGATTATGACCTGATATACATGGGAAGTCCCACCTGGGCTGGTAAACCAGCACCAGCAATAGTAACCCTTATTGATCAATGCAACTTCCAGGGTAAAGATGTGATCCTTTTTGCCACCATGGGAAATTCAGGTGGCCGGAAAGTAATTGAACGGATGCAAGAGAAAATAGAGCCCCGTGGAGGGCGTATGATCAAATCATTCCAGATCAAAACAGGCAATAAAAAAACTGAAGAACTCACCGAAACAGTTAAAGAGATTGTCAAGGATGAAGATCTGCCAATATACGGGATATAA
- a CDS encoding glycosyltransferase family 2 protein, whose translation MNQIKTSVLIVNTNQKDYIKNCLKSLKSVYDNTDFEIIIVDNDSTDGSPEFVGENYPDVKLIRTKNKGFCAANNLGAKNAEGEYLILLNPDTKVFKGSLEELVRNLDGKEKTISVPKILLYDGQSINTVGIINHFTGLGFTKGLGENIDKYTEQEYMSSISGACFCIRMQDFLDLGGLDEQFFLYMDDAEFSWRLKSKGYKVVYVPNAVICHDYTLRVPAEKIYYLEIGRYIILKKYFTWKEFLLFLPSLFTTELFTFGYSILKGRSGIKFKLKAIKEGLTLNVEKDNVDRKDLVRLLDYKIPNKQLNSTFFDIIFFKIGNFIYFMNYKSILIIWNL comes from the coding sequence ATGAATCAAATTAAAACCAGTGTATTAATAGTCAATACTAATCAAAAAGATTATATTAAAAACTGTTTAAAATCATTGAAGTCTGTTTACGATAATACTGATTTTGAAATTATCATTGTTGATAATGATTCTACCGATGGATCACCGGAGTTTGTTGGAGAAAATTATCCTGATGTGAAGTTAATTAGAACAAAAAACAAAGGATTTTGTGCGGCAAATAATTTAGGTGCCAAAAATGCAGAAGGAGAATATTTAATCTTATTAAACCCAGATACTAAGGTTTTTAAGGGTTCTTTAGAAGAATTAGTTAGGAATTTAGATGGCAAAGAAAAAACAATTTCTGTACCCAAAATCCTTTTATATGATGGTCAATCAATTAACACAGTAGGTATTATCAATCATTTCACTGGTTTAGGTTTTACCAAGGGGTTAGGCGAGAATATAGATAAATATACTGAACAAGAATATATGAGCAGTATTTCAGGGGCTTGCTTTTGTATTAGGATGCAAGACTTTTTGGATTTAGGTGGCCTTGACGAGCAATTTTTTTTATATATGGATGATGCAGAATTTTCATGGAGATTGAAAAGCAAAGGATATAAAGTAGTTTACGTACCTAATGCAGTTATATGTCATGATTATACCCTTAGAGTGCCTGCAGAAAAAATTTATTACCTTGAAATAGGGAGGTATATAATTCTAAAAAAATATTTCACATGGAAAGAGTTTTTATTATTCTTACCCTCCTTATTCACGACTGAACTTTTTACATTTGGATATTCAATTTTAAAAGGACGCAGTGGAATAAAATTCAAACTGAAAGCAATTAAAGAAGGTTTAACATTAAACGTTGAAAAAGATAATGTTGACCGTAAAGATTTAGTCCGTTTATTGGACTATAAAATTCCTAATAAACAATTAAACAGTACTTTCTTTGATATAATATTTTTTAAAATTGGAAATTTTATCTACTTTATGAATTACAAATCAATTTTGATTATATGGAATCTTTAA
- the argC gene encoding N-acetyl-gamma-glutamyl-phosphate reductase has product MLKVAIIGASGYTGGELLRFLKDHEKVEVVAATSRQYSDTPVRKVHPHLQDLDLKFEDKAPGDLDADLVFTATPHGASMNIVPQLVETGVKVVDLSGDYRFDDVSIYEKWYGLKHKKPLDAVYGLPEMYREEIKKANLVANPGCYPTGSILAGIPLVKEGLVDTIIADSKSGVSGAGIKPTPATHYPNISDNIVPYAVTTHRHMPEIQEKLQKFGDVRVSFTPHLVPVIRGIITTLHSFPNQEVTSEEIQKMYKNHYQDEPFVRVLDDGEIPRLSSVRGSNFCHIGCFEIDDNGRLVVVSAIDNIAKGASGAAVANMNLMCGFPETMSLEGCGLHP; this is encoded by the coding sequence ATGTTAAAAGTAGCGATTATCGGAGCCAGTGGTTACACTGGAGGGGAACTATTAAGATTCCTCAAGGATCATGAGAAGGTGGAAGTAGTAGCTGCTACCTCCAGACAGTATTCTGATACACCAGTTCGAAAGGTGCACCCACATCTCCAGGATTTGGATTTAAAATTTGAAGACAAAGCTCCAGGAGACTTAGATGCTGACCTGGTGTTCACTGCCACACCACACGGTGCTTCCATGAACATAGTCCCCCAACTGGTGGAAACCGGAGTTAAAGTAGTTGATTTGAGTGGAGACTACCGTTTCGATGATGTCAGTATTTACGAGAAATGGTACGGTCTCAAACACAAAAAACCTCTGGATGCAGTTTACGGATTACCGGAAATGTACCGGGAGGAGATCAAAAAAGCTAACCTGGTTGCCAACCCCGGATGTTACCCCACTGGATCCATACTGGCAGGAATCCCCCTGGTAAAAGAAGGACTGGTGGACACGATTATAGCTGATTCAAAAAGTGGTGTGAGTGGTGCAGGGATTAAACCCACACCTGCAACTCATTATCCCAATATCAGCGACAACATAGTGCCTTACGCAGTCACCACCCACCGCCACATGCCTGAAATTCAGGAAAAACTCCAGAAATTTGGTGATGTTCGTGTTTCATTCACCCCACACCTGGTACCAGTCATCAGAGGGATTATAACCACCCTTCATTCCTTCCCCAACCAGGAAGTTACATCAGAAGAAATTCAAAAGATGTATAAAAACCATTACCAGGATGAACCATTTGTACGTGTGCTGGATGATGGTGAAATCCCACGCTTAAGTTCAGTGCGAGGATCCAACTTCTGCCATATAGGATGCTTTGAAATTGATGACAATGGTAGGCTGGTTGTTGTTTCTGCCATTGACAATATAGCTAAAGGTGCTTCCGGTGCAGCAGTGGCCAACATGAACCTAATGTGTGGATTCCCTGAAACCATGTCACTGGAAGGTTGTGGTTTGCATCCTTAA
- a CDS encoding DUF166 domain-containing protein, with translation MKIIIVTDGAYGERAYATIKEEFDCEYMVMEAPASAFMDEIDLPSETIARLEKADIIITYVLHPDLTLDLVDALHNKVEWIIVGAWRGEGFKNQLESYGNVTCPENMCDLTENGNPIFDEFVSKFGRPVVRVNCQGDKVVDVEVIRCSPCGSTRFVAEEMVGENTETLPIKAGLRIQHYPCRAPKMRLFTDDECKKEMAANFHKEAFQEALGKNNQEIFNKKKK, from the coding sequence ATGAAAATAATCATAGTAACAGACGGAGCCTACGGTGAACGGGCGTATGCAACCATTAAAGAAGAATTTGATTGTGAGTACATGGTAATGGAAGCACCGGCTTCCGCTTTCATGGATGAAATAGATCTTCCATCTGAAACCATTGCCCGTCTGGAAAAGGCAGATATTATTATAACCTATGTATTACACCCAGATCTTACCCTTGACCTGGTGGATGCCCTTCACAATAAAGTGGAATGGATAATCGTTGGTGCCTGGAGAGGAGAAGGTTTCAAAAATCAGTTGGAAAGCTATGGTAATGTAACCTGCCCTGAAAATATGTGCGACCTTACTGAGAATGGTAATCCCATCTTTGATGAGTTCGTATCCAAGTTCGGTCGGCCTGTGGTTAGGGTTAACTGTCAGGGAGATAAGGTGGTTGATGTAGAGGTTATACGCTGCTCCCCCTGTGGCAGCACCAGATTCGTGGCAGAAGAAATGGTGGGCGAAAACACCGAAACTTTACCAATTAAAGCAGGTCTTAGAATACAACATTATCCCTGCCGTGCTCCTAAAATGAGACTTTTCACCGATGATGAATGTAAAAAAGAAATGGCCGCTAACTTCCATAAAGAAGCATTCCAAGAAGCTTTAGGTAAAAATAACCAAGAAATTTTTAATAAAAAGAAAAAATAA
- a CDS encoding NAD/NADP octopine/nopaline dehydrogenase family protein — MSLEEVSKIAVIGAGNVGKAMAAHLTINGYEVNLYNRTKEHIFPLKKDNKIKICGLIEGIPEIKLITSNIQKAVEDVDLIMVTTPASGHISLANNLGPHLHKDQLIILNPGRTLGSLEFYNVIKKYNKNNIVSEAQTILYTTRYCDMNAEVFAIKNKVSLATFPACQTGEVLEFIKPIYPQFIAAKDILETGFNNVGAILHPTPTILNMGGIENNKTPFKYYYEGITPTIAQFLELIDQERVEIAKNWGYNVSSVKEWLYEVYGSKGTNLYDSIQNTEAYRMIDAPEQVHHRYLFEDIPTGLVPLSALAEKIHKQTPNINAVIELASRITNTNFKQCGRTLENCGVSRMNMDKLINFIQNGEEAN; from the coding sequence ATGTCGTTGGAAGAAGTATCAAAAATTGCAGTGATCGGCGCTGGCAATGTTGGAAAAGCCATGGCAGCACATCTTACAATCAATGGGTATGAAGTTAATCTATATAATAGGACTAAAGAGCATATTTTTCCTTTAAAAAAGGACAATAAGATCAAAATATGTGGTTTGATTGAGGGGATACCTGAAATTAAACTGATTACCTCCAATATCCAGAAAGCCGTTGAAGATGTGGATCTGATTATGGTGACTACCCCTGCATCGGGACATATATCACTGGCAAATAATTTAGGACCTCATTTACACAAAGATCAGCTTATTATTTTAAATCCGGGCCGTACTCTGGGTTCTCTTGAGTTTTACAATGTAATTAAAAAGTATAACAAGAACAACATCGTATCTGAAGCTCAAACAATACTGTATACCACCAGATATTGTGATATGAATGCAGAGGTATTCGCTATTAAAAATAAAGTATCCCTTGCGACTTTCCCGGCATGTCAAACTGGAGAGGTTCTTGAATTTATTAAACCAATCTATCCTCAGTTTATTGCCGCTAAAGACATCCTAGAAACTGGTTTTAACAATGTTGGTGCCATATTGCACCCTACTCCTACAATATTAAATATGGGAGGGATAGAAAATAATAAAACACCTTTCAAATATTATTATGAAGGAATAACACCCACCATCGCCCAGTTCCTTGAGTTGATAGATCAGGAAAGGGTTGAAATAGCCAAAAATTGGGGTTACAATGTTTCTTCAGTTAAAGAATGGCTATATGAAGTGTATGGGAGCAAAGGCACAAATCTCTATGACAGCATTCAAAATACTGAGGCCTACAGAATGATTGATGCTCCAGAACAGGTACATCACCGATATTTATTTGAGGATATACCAACAGGTCTGGTTCCACTTTCAGCACTGGCAGAAAAGATCCATAAACAAACTCCCAACATTAATGCGGTTATAGAATTGGCCTCACGAATAACAAATACAAACTTCAAGCAATGTGGAAGAACTCTTGAAAATTGTGGGGTTTCAAGGATGAACATGGATAAATTAATAAATTTCATTCAAAATGGTGAAGAAGCCAACTAA
- a CDS encoding glycosyltransferase family 4 protein gives MKILYISSWFFGYVINLANLMSERGEVYLFLPNNTGKEYVDSIRDDVNTYFFELPQKFFSFQTVYMIYDLLRRINNIDPDIVHFQTTSHMLFLFLFFRKFKLISTFHDVKIHEGEKSLLFRQAAYFAAKLSRKVFVHGKQLKKQIINEYKIPEDKVRIVPLGEDEFIEFKKYERNDLTENGNLILFFGRIYRYKGLEYLIKAEPLITNAIPEAKIVIAGRGEDFGIYEDMMVNKNNFIVYNEHISFEKGTELIQKSSVIVLPYIEASQSGIIPVAYGLKRPVIATDVGSIPEVIDNNETGIIIKPHDHKALAEATIQLMKNPDLRKEMGNKGYEKLKKELSGEANVVKTYETYQEIIKNH, from the coding sequence ATGAAGATTCTATATATAAGTTCCTGGTTTTTTGGTTATGTCATTAATTTGGCCAATTTAATGTCAGAAAGAGGGGAGGTCTATTTATTTTTGCCCAATAACACTGGAAAGGAGTATGTTGATTCCATTAGGGATGACGTGAATACATACTTCTTTGAATTACCTCAAAAATTTTTTTCATTTCAGACAGTTTACATGATCTATGACCTTCTCAGAAGGATTAATAACATTGATCCAGATATTGTCCATTTCCAGACTACAAGTCATATGCTTTTTTTATTTTTATTTTTTAGGAAATTTAAATTAATATCAACATTTCACGATGTAAAAATCCATGAAGGGGAAAAAAGTCTTTTATTTAGGCAAGCCGCATATTTCGCTGCGAAATTGTCAAGAAAAGTTTTTGTACATGGTAAACAACTTAAAAAACAGATCATAAACGAGTATAAAATTCCAGAGGACAAAGTACGTATAGTGCCATTGGGGGAAGATGAATTTATTGAATTTAAAAAATACGAACGAAATGATTTAACTGAAAACGGAAATTTAATTCTATTTTTTGGAAGGATATACAGATACAAAGGACTCGAATACTTAATCAAAGCGGAGCCTTTAATAACAAATGCAATACCTGAAGCGAAAATTGTGATTGCAGGTAGGGGAGAAGACTTTGGAATTTATGAGGATATGATGGTGAATAAAAATAACTTCATAGTTTACAACGAACACATAAGCTTTGAAAAAGGTACAGAACTTATTCAAAAGTCCAGTGTTATAGTTTTACCCTATATTGAAGCTTCTCAAAGTGGTATCATACCAGTGGCTTATGGATTAAAAAGACCGGTTATTGCAACAGATGTTGGTAGTATACCAGAAGTTATTGATAATAATGAAACAGGAATAATCATAAAACCCCACGACCACAAAGCCCTTGCAGAAGCAACAATCCAACTGATGAAAAATCCTGATTTAAGAAAAGAAATGGGTAATAAAGGCTATGAAAAACTGAAAAAAGAACTTTCTGGGGAAGCTAATGTTGTAAAAACATATGAAACATACCAAGAAATTATTAAAAACCATTGA
- the argB gene encoding acetylglutamate kinase, with amino-acid sequence METVNILIEALPYIKKFHQKKIMIKYGGHAMIDAAAKSSTARDTVLLKYVGMKPIVVHGGGPEISRSMSKLGKEPQFIGGLRVTDQETMDIVKMVLVGKINTEIVSNIGLHGGKGVGLSGKDNMLLKARKRSPQIVVNQETGEEQMVDLGLVGEIESINPEILKVLTENNYIPVISPIGVDDKGETLNLNADTVAGEIGGEVGAEKLIILTDVPGILRDHSDPESLIKRVNISQVMDLIEDGTVRDGMLPKVLTCISALENGVKSAHIIDGRIKHSVLLEIFTKQGIGTMITK; translated from the coding sequence ATGGAAACTGTTAACATTCTCATCGAGGCCCTGCCTTACATCAAAAAATTCCACCAGAAAAAGATCATGATTAAATACGGTGGCCACGCCATGATCGACGCTGCTGCCAAAAGTTCCACAGCCAGAGACACCGTTCTCCTGAAGTACGTGGGAATGAAACCAATCGTAGTCCATGGAGGAGGTCCTGAAATCTCCCGTTCCATGAGTAAACTGGGTAAAGAACCTCAATTCATCGGAGGACTGCGGGTGACTGACCAGGAAACCATGGATATCGTGAAAATGGTACTGGTGGGTAAAATCAACACTGAAATCGTGTCGAACATCGGCTTACACGGAGGTAAGGGTGTGGGACTCTCTGGTAAAGATAACATGCTGCTTAAGGCACGCAAGCGCTCCCCGCAGATAGTGGTGAATCAGGAGACTGGTGAAGAACAGATGGTGGACCTGGGATTAGTGGGGGAGATTGAATCCATCAATCCTGAAATCCTAAAAGTCCTAACTGAAAACAATTATATACCTGTTATCAGCCCCATTGGAGTGGATGATAAAGGTGAAACCTTGAATTTAAATGCGGATACAGTTGCCGGTGAAATTGGTGGGGAAGTAGGAGCAGAGAAGCTAATCATACTCACTGATGTGCCAGGTATCCTGCGCGACCATTCCGACCCTGAAAGTCTCATTAAAAGAGTGAACATATCCCAAGTAATGGACCTGATTGAAGATGGAACTGTCCGTGATGGTATGCTACCCAAAGTCCTCACCTGTATAAGTGCCCTGGAAAATGGAGTTAAATCAGCCCATATAATCGATGGGCGTATAAAACACAGTGTGCTCCTGGAAATATTCACCAAACAGGGTATTGGAACCATGATCACCAAATAA
- a CDS encoding glycosyltransferase family 2 protein, whose amino-acid sequence MSEKPKVSIIILNWNGWKDTIECLESLYQIDYLNYDVIIVDNDSKNDSIQKIKDYCQGKINIKSDFIAEPNNHKPITVLEYDMNESESVITGNEFFALQPNRRITIIKNEKNLGFPEGCNVGMRYALNQQSDYFLLLNNDTVVDKEFLNELINVAESDPQIGILGSKIYFYDNPEMIQAAGGKINWNLGNITTFGGLDKGQFEEIIERDYVYGTSLILKKEVIDKVSLMDPSFFFGVEEYDYCTKTKKAGFKIIYVPKSLVWHKGGASSKNLSDYPSTLEFFKKSAGRGKYKYYYKLFNRHGPSYLFVFPMMSYLIRTSSVYYFFQFLFTGETEKIKKGIKRRLKT is encoded by the coding sequence ATGAGTGAAAAACCTAAAGTTTCGATAATAATACTTAATTGGAATGGATGGAAAGATACGATTGAATGTTTGGAGTCATTATATCAAATTGATTATCTTAATTATGATGTAATTATAGTGGATAATGATTCAAAAAATGATTCTATACAAAAAATAAAAGATTATTGCCAAGGCAAAATAAACATAAAATCAGATTTCATCGCTGAACCTAATAATCATAAACCTATAACTGTCCTTGAGTATGATATGAATGAATCTGAGAGTGTTATCACAGGAAATGAATTTTTTGCTTTGCAGCCGAACAGGCGAATTACAATTATAAAAAATGAAAAAAATCTTGGTTTTCCTGAAGGTTGTAACGTGGGTATGAGATATGCTTTAAATCAACAATCTGATTATTTCCTTCTGTTAAATAATGATACAGTTGTGGATAAAGAATTTCTAAATGAACTGATTAATGTAGCTGAATCAGACCCACAAATAGGCATATTAGGATCTAAAATATATTTTTACGATAATCCCGAAATGATTCAGGCCGCTGGAGGGAAAATAAATTGGAATTTAGGAAATATTACAACCTTTGGTGGTTTAGACAAAGGACAATTTGAAGAAATAATCGAGAGAGATTATGTTTATGGTACCTCATTAATATTAAAAAAAGAGGTAATAGACAAAGTATCATTGATGGACCCCTCTTTTTTCTTTGGTGTTGAAGAATATGATTATTGTACCAAAACCAAAAAAGCTGGATTTAAAATTATTTATGTACCTAAATCATTAGTATGGCACAAAGGGGGCGCCAGTAGCAAAAATTTATCAGATTACCCTTCTACATTGGAATTTTTCAAAAAATCAGCTGGAAGAGGTAAATATAAATATTATTATAAGCTTTTTAATAGGCACGGCCCATCTTACCTTTTTGTTTTCCCAATGATGAGTTATTTAATAAGAACTTCATCTGTATATTACTTTTTCCAGTTCTTATTTACTGGAGAAACTGAAAAAATAAAAAAAGGCATTAAAAGACGATTAAAAACGTGA
- a CDS encoding transposase — protein sequence MIRKIYYSPVYIGVSKQLNLSDFGFKNSNIQCLKRFLNKNSKFKENKLVEFIERTYYYVKIAINKYSNAFSNHLYSQHTLFTILAMKIYTKSTYREITDFIDVSDVIKRYLRIKKVPHFTTIQKFFKRLPSEQIREINQLILLLNDIKADIIALDGSGFTNDYADKYYAKIRQKERKSYIKNHLTIDVKTRLILYYQTSRGPKYDTQFAKPALRQIKKYKPDYIVADKAYDTEPIRKCINEEIKAFDQIPLKNRAKKGQYRLKSPTIFRNKIYTKRNNIESIFSTIKRKFNGTNHSRSTQLSNKETKLKNTIYNIYRTTQIN from the coding sequence ATGATTCGCAAAATCTATTATTCCCCTGTTTATATTGGGGTTTCAAAGCAGTTAAATCTTTCGGATTTTGGTTTTAAAAATTCTAATATTCAATGTTTAAAAAGATTTTTAAACAAGAATAGCAAATTTAAAGAAAATAAACTGGTGGAATTCATTGAAAGGACATACTATTATGTTAAAATAGCGATAAACAAGTATTCTAATGCCTTTTCAAACCATTTATATTCACAACATACTTTATTCACGATATTAGCAATGAAAATTTACACAAAATCAACATATCGTGAAATCACTGATTTTATTGATGTATCGGACGTAATTAAGAGATATTTGAGAATAAAAAAGGTTCCGCACTTTACAACAATCCAAAAATTCTTTAAACGATTACCTTCAGAACAAATTAGAGAAATTAACCAATTAATACTATTATTAAACGATATTAAAGCAGATATAATAGCATTGGACGGCTCTGGTTTTACTAATGATTATGCAGACAAATATTATGCAAAAATACGGCAAAAAGAAAGAAAAAGCTACATAAAAAACCATTTAACAATAGACGTGAAAACACGTCTTATTTTATATTATCAAACTTCGCGCGGACCAAAATATGATACACAATTTGCAAAACCTGCATTAAGACAAATCAAAAAATATAAACCAGATTACATAGTAGCAGACAAAGCATATGACACAGAACCAATAAGAAAATGCATAAATGAAGAAATCAAAGCATTTGACCAAATACCACTCAAAAACAGAGCAAAAAAAGGACAATACAGACTAAAAAGCCCAACAATATTCCGAAACAAAATATACACAAAAAGAAACAATATAGAAAGCATATTTTCAACAATAAAAAGAAAATTCAATGGCACAAACCACAGCAGAAGCACACAACTCTCAAACAAAGAAACCAAACTCAAAAACACAATATACAACATCTATAGAACAACACAAATCAACTAA
- a CDS encoding ATP-grasp domain-containing protein, with product MYETAQKNGIPCAKTYIIDSAHDIGEIDEHLTFPCIIKPATNIGFQKKLGSRGGTIPILDLNELIYWKKKIIEKGLGKEPLTIQEIIVGPTTNLYTITSYSDRSADIMAYSIGHKIRQFPPDAGTIISGRVKNNPEIYELGKKTIKIMGYYGIANVEFKKDERDQKFKLVEINPRPGVWNYSVLMSGLNLPYIAYLDLLGESYELPANKEEGKVWLILIQDFFYSIFLFRFIGYPEYSISIGEWFRSTKGKKVYAAESWKDPLPGIIHFFRFFSQPIERLKKIKVVK from the coding sequence TTGTATGAAACTGCACAAAAAAATGGAATTCCATGTGCAAAAACTTATATTATTGACAGCGCTCATGATATTGGTGAAATTGATGAACATTTAACTTTTCCTTGCATTATAAAACCTGCAACAAACATAGGATTTCAGAAAAAATTAGGTTCAAGAGGGGGCACTATACCTATCTTGGATCTTAATGAATTAATATATTGGAAAAAGAAAATTATCGAGAAAGGATTAGGAAAAGAACCATTAACAATTCAAGAAATTATAGTTGGCCCTACAACTAACCTTTATACCATAACATCTTATTCTGATCGTTCCGCAGACATAATGGCATATTCCATTGGACATAAAATCCGTCAATTCCCACCTGATGCCGGAACAATCATATCTGGTCGTGTGAAAAACAACCCAGAAATATACGAATTAGGAAAAAAAACAATAAAAATAATGGGATATTACGGAATTGCAAATGTAGAATTTAAAAAAGATGAAAGAGACCAAAAATTTAAGTTAGTAGAAATTAACCCCCGACCGGGAGTGTGGAATTATTCTGTTTTAATGTCAGGCCTTAATCTTCCTTATATTGCTTATTTAGATTTGTTAGGAGAATCATATGAACTGCCAGCAAATAAAGAAGAGGGAAAAGTATGGCTTATCTTAATACAGGATTTTTTCTATTCTATTTTCCTGTTTAGATTTATCGGTTACCCTGAATATTCAATAAGCATTGGTGAATGGTTCCGATCTACAAAAGGAAAAAAGGTTTACGCTGCAGAATCCTGGAAAGATCCGCTTCCAGGGATAATACATTTTTTTAGATTTTTCAGTCAACCAATTGAAAGGTTAAAAAAAATTAAGGTCGTTAAATGA